The Hymenobacter chitinivorans DSM 11115 genome segment TTTGGGCTTGCTGCCCCGTGGCCCGGCCGGGCCGGGGCTGCCGCCGGTGGGCAAAACAATATTTTCTTTCTCGAATTTTACCGGGCTTTTCCGTCCTTCGCAGCCAATGCCCCTCCCGGGCGACGACCTGCCCGACCTGCTCCCGCCGAAACAGCTGCTGCTTATGATTCTGATTGTAGACGATGATCTGGCCGTCCGCACTTCCCTGGGGCTGCTGCTCAAGCAGGCCGGCTACGCCACCAAGGGCGCGGCCACGCCCGAGGAAGCCCTGCAGGTGGTGCGCACCACCCCGCCGGTTCTGGTGCTGATGGACATGAACTACTCCCTGGACACCTCCGGCCACGACGGTCTGCAGCTGCTGGCCCAGGTGAAAGATATTGCGCCCCAGGTGCCCGTGATTCTGATAACCGGCTGGGGCTCTATTACCCTGGCCGTGGAGGGCATCAAGGCCGGGGCCGCCGAATTCGTGACCAAGCCCTGGAACAACGACTCCCTGCTCCAGACCATCCGCACCATTCTCAGCCTCCAGGACCGCCCCGCCGACGCCGGGCCCGGGCTGAGCCGCCGCGAGCTGGACCGGCAGTTCAACTTCCGCTCCATTATCGGCGCCGACGCCCAGCTGCTGCATGTGCTGCGCAACGTGGGGCAGGTAGCCGCCACCGATGCTTCCGTTCTGATTGAGGGCGAGAGCGGGACGGGCAAGGAGCTCATTGCCGAGGCCATTCACCAGAACAGTCACCGCCGCGACAAAGCCTTCGTGAAGGTCAACCTGGGCGGTATTTCGGCCTCGCTCTTCGAAAGTGAGATGTTTGGGCATCGCCGCGGGGCCTTCACCGACGCCAAGACCGACCGGGTGGGCCGCTTCGAGCTGGCCAACAAGGGTACCATCTTCCTCGACGAAATCGGGGAGCTGGACCTGGGCTCCCAGGTGAAGCTGTTGCGCGTGCTCCAGGACCGTACCTACGAAGTGCTCGGCGACAGCCGGGCCCGC includes the following:
- a CDS encoding sigma-54-dependent transcriptional regulator, with protein sequence MILIVDDDLAVRTSLGLLLKQAGYATKGAATPEEALQVVRTTPPVLVLMDMNYSLDTSGHDGLQLLAQVKDIAPQVPVILITGWGSITLAVEGIKAGAAEFVTKPWNNDSLLQTIRTILSLQDRPADAGPGLSRRELDRQFNFRSIIGADAQLLHVLRNVGQVAATDASVLIEGESGTGKELIAEAIHQNSHRRDKAFVKVNLGGISASLFESEMFGHRRGAFTDAKTDRVGRFELANKGTIFLDEIGELDLGSQVKLLRVLQDRTYEVLGDSRARSLDIRVICATNRNLAEMVREGRFREDLYYRINLITVRLPALRERPDDIPLLVNHFVSNLRTTYNRPSLKVGTKALHWLRELPLSGNIRELKNLVERAVLVSGKDELSPEDFQAQFTKAPAKAAAPGELPPVGSMTLEEVEVQMIRKSMEFYAGNVSRVAKALGLSRGALYRRLEKYDIPFDE